A single Augochlora pura isolate Apur16 chromosome 2, APUR_v2.2.1, whole genome shotgun sequence DNA region contains:
- the Kek5 gene encoding leucine-rich repeat, immunoglobulin-like domain-containing kekkon 5 protein, producing the protein MELGTVKLLLYSSLMVMCWSYEDWSTRCSPACKCTWAKGKRTAECINRNLTQIPSNLSSEIQHIDLTGNHISQLSHNSFSRVSLVNLHKLVMQRCEIESIHTDAFNGLKIVIEIDLSWNHIRTLYPGTFNETQKLRSLNLDNNKLKVLENGLFRDLVFLQKVTVSNNELQRIDERAFHNVTKLQQITLKSNNLSMLKMETFKYLPNLGSLELQNNPWNCNCYLKEFRDWTIERKLYTKPTMCKYPAALTEQMWDEISSDQFACMPEISSIGPPMKVETSKGNVTFWCKATGTPRPKLSWIHRSRLLTNETRRHNGERSYVLKSSGHWLNLTIPDVTASDKGDYICQAKSPGGFTEKNVTLAITGDAIGGKDNIISLPLALGLGVTALLLLIVTVSLCVCYCRRRRTRHDEKSLEAASIEHHGLGEQEKSLITTINPVVKPPRRYEAPSVTSHGTEMTELNRTLLDNDSVFADGIGSGVGGGVIGGVGDDEREERATPELESGTGTLSRGGGGSYRQYPPDLLAFSGGRGASPTSQASTAPDNTRLPSQHATPTTSAFGSPSNQYPAAFKTLPHNRSVTPYGIASSTIAPVMPRHGYVTIPRRPRAPSWSSGPPTSPTDGLEPVYDNLGVRSTADGSSMLSLNKSPEPLASIRNRPLPGTPGSLYGTIQRSTPNILTSSPLDRAAPEGAAEWPAKLADETTDSNHILGPQQSGSNTLGRKVPPRPPPKPKKKSTNGPLYEDEGEDGTEV; encoded by the exons ATGGAGCTGGGtacagtgaaactgttgctctACTCGTCGCTGATGGTGATGTGCTGGAGCTACGAGGACTGGTCGACGAGATGCTCGCCGGCCTGCAAGTGCACCTGGGCGAAGGGTAAGAGGACCGCCGAGTGCATCAACCGGAACCTGACGCAGATCCCGAGCAACCTATCGTCCGAGATCCAGCACATCGATCTGACCGGCAACCACATCTCCCAGCTGAGCCACAACTCGTTCAGCCGGGTGTCGCTGGTGAACCTGCACAAGCTTGTGATGCAGAGGTGCGAGATCGAGTCGATCCACACGGACGCGTTCAACGGCCTGAAGATCGTGATCGAGATCGATCTGTCCTGGAACCACATCAGAACCCTGTACCCGGGCACGTTCAACGAGACCCAGAAGCTCAGGTCGCTGAACCTGGACAACAACAAGCTGAAGGTGCTGGAGAACGGCCTGTTCCGCGACCTGGTCTTCCTGCAGAAGGTGACGGTGTCGAACAACGAGCTGCAACGGATCGACGAGAGAGCGTTCCACAATGTGACGAAGCTGCAGCAGATCACGTTGAAGAGCAACAATCTCAGCATGCTGAAGATGGAGACGTTCAAGTATCTGCCGAACCTCGGCAGCCTCGAGCTCCAAAACAATCCATGGAATTGCAACTGCTATCTGAAAGAGTTCCGCGACTGGACGATCGAGCGGAAGCTGTACACGAAACCGACCATGTGCAAGTACCCCGCGGCGCTCACGGAGCAGATGTGGGACGAAATCAGCAGCGACCAGTTCGCCTGCATGCCGGAGATCTCCTCGATCGGACCGCCCATGAAGGTGGAGACCAGCAAGGGCAACGTTACGTTCTGGTGCAAGGCGACCGGGACTCCGCGACCGAAG CTGTCCTGGATCCACCGGTCCCGATTGCTGACCAACGAGACGAGACGGCACAACGGCGAGCGGAGCTACGTCTTGAAGTCGAGCGGCCACTGGTTGAACCTGACGATCCCGGACGTGACGGCGTCGGACAAGGGCGACTACATCTGCCAGGCGAAGAGTCCCGGCGGCTTCACGGAGAAAAACGTTACCCTGGCGATCACCGGCGACGCGATAGGCGGCAAGGACAACATAATCAGCCTGCCGTTGGCCCTCGGTCTGGGCGTGACGGCGTTGCTGCTGCTGATCGTCACCGTGTCGCTTTGCGTGTGCTACTGCCGGCGTCGCCGCACCAGACACGACGAGAAGAGCCTGGAGGCGGCCTCGATAGAGCACCACGGCCTCGGCGAGCAGGAGAAGTCGCTGATCACGACCATAAATCCCGTGGTGAAGCCGCCCAGACGTTACGAGGCGCCGTCCGTGACGTCGCACGGCACCGAGATGACGGAGCTGAACCGTACATTGCTCGACAACGACTCGGTCTTTG CTGATGGTATCGGTAGCGGTGTCGGCGGCGGAGTGATCGGAGGCGTCGGCGACGACGAGAGGGAAGAACGTGCGACGCCCGAGCTCGAGAGCGGTACCGGTACCCTGTCCCGCGGAGGAGGTGGTAGCTACCGCCAGTATCCGCCGGACCTATTGGCCTTCTCCGGCGGCCGTGGCGCATCACCGACCAGCCAAGCATCCACAGCACCCGACAACACTCGTCTTCCGAGTCAGCACGCGACACCGACCACGTCCGCGTTCGGCTCGCCTTCGAATCAATACCCGGCCGCGTTCAAGACCCTGCCGCACAACCGTAGCGTGACGCCGTACGGGATCGCTAGCTCGACGATCGCCCCGGTGATGCCGCGACACGGCTACGTGACGATACCACGGCGACCGAGGGCGCCAAGCTGGAGCAGCGGACCGCCGACGTCGCCCACCGACGGCCTGGAGCCGGTCTACGACAACCTGGGCGTGAGGAGCACCGCGGACGGCAGCTCGATGCTCTCCTTGAACAAGAGCCCGGAGCCGTTGGCCTCCATCAGGAACAGACCCCTGCCGGGCACGCCCGGCTCCCTCTACGGCACGATACAACGAAGCACACCGAACATACTGACCAGCAGCCCGCTAGACAGGGCCGCGCCCGAGGGGGCGGCCGAGTGGCCGGCCAAGCTGGCCGACGAGACCACCGACAGCAACCACATCCTCGGGCCGCAGCAGTCCGGCAGCAACACCCTCGGCAGAAAAGTGCCGCCCAGGCCGCCGCCCAAGCCCAAGAAGAAGTCGACGAACGGCCCTCTGTACGAGGACGAGGGCGAGGACGGCACCGAGGTATGA